One Zerene cesonia ecotype Mississippi chromosome 25, Zerene_cesonia_1.1, whole genome shotgun sequence DNA window includes the following coding sequences:
- the LOC119836812 gene encoding serine protease inhibitor 77Ba-like, whose protein sequence is MNLRAVILIVSLATVFAKKFCSYNEVLNVHKRGTYDFAVQLLDRVSQDTDAHFVFSPISTWIQLITLARGARGSTQKEILKITRYHRNRCYQRKYRQIINRMYKELKYVTKRSNVIAINHLLDIKQSFVNETLKNKDTKILMLNFKEVEEATDKVNEVVQANMDGIIKDLIDEEDFEYTIFVMADTAYFKSDWLWPFNPAYTSRQTFYSEIGNAIGEVEMMKSVGYYKLTDVPFIQAKVLEIPFKPHMLSMLVFLPKKGSIRDIYYKMKEIRLSTISSLLKRVGPRLITVKIPRIKISTAEKNIPELVYDMGVKRIFYPDLANLTGITNSKIHVSSMSQAVDVEITEMGARAIIAEYLTSKGASDVEFVANRPFAFLIVDWKTEIILFAGIYSNPSIY, encoded by the coding sequence ATGAATTTACGAGCAGTGATTTTAATCGTGTCACTAGCGACGGTGTTCGCGAAAAAGTTCTGTAGTTACAATGAAGTGTTGAACGTACACAAACGTGGTACCTACGATTTCGCCGTGCAATTATTGGACCGCGTCTCGCAAGATACTGACGCACACTTCGTTTTCTCACCCATATCAACATGGATCCAACTAATAACTCTAGCCAGAGGGGCGCGAGGATCcacacaaaaagaaatattgaaaataacaagATATCACAGAAACCGATGCTACcaaagaaaatatagacaAATCATAAATAGGATGTACAAAGAGCTGAAATATGTAACGAAGAGAAGCAACGTTATAGCGATCAACCATCTTCTGGACATCAAACAGTCGTTCGTTAATGAAACTCTAAAGaataaagatacaaaaatattgatgttGAACTTTAAAGAGGTGGAAGAAGCGACCGACAAAGTTAATGAAGTTGTACAAGCTAATATGGACGGAATTATAAAGGATTTGATTGATGAAGAAGATTTCGAATACACAATATTTGTGATGGCTGATACAGCATACTTCAAGAGCGATTGGCTTTGGCCCTTCAATCCTGCTTATACGTCGAGACAGACATTCTATTCGGAGATAGGAAACGCTATCGGAGAAGTAGAAATGATGAAAAGCGTCGGTTATTATAAACTAACCGATGTACCATTCATACAAGCTAAAGTTTTGGAAATACCTTTCAAGCCGCATATGTTATCAATGCTTGTGTTCCTGCCCAAAAAAGGCTCGATACgagatatatattacaaaatgaaagaaatacgTTTGAGTACAATATCAAGTTTACTAAAAAGAGTGGGCCCGAGACTGATTACTGTCAAGATACCCCGCATAAAAATAAGCACGGCTGAGAAGAATATTCCAGAATTAGTATACGACATGGGTGTTAAAAGGATATTTTACCCTGATCTCGCCAACTTAACTGGCATAACAAATTCAAAGATTCATGTTTCGTCAATGTCTCAGGCTGTGGATGTCGAGATCACGGAAATGGGTGCAAGGGCTATAATCGCGGAGTATTTGACGTCGAAAGGTGCCAGTGACGTCGAATTTGTTGCAAATCGCCCATTTGCATTCTTGATAGTCGATtggaaaactgaaataatactCTTTGCTGGTATCTATAGTAACccatctatttattaa